From one Misgurnus anguillicaudatus chromosome 2, ASM2758022v2, whole genome shotgun sequence genomic stretch:
- the polr2d gene encoding DNA-directed RNA polymerase II subunit RPB4 isoform X3 — MASGGTAQVGDVEEDASQLMFPKEFENAETLLNSEVHMLLEHRKQQNESAEDEQELSEVFMKTLNYTARFSRFKNRETIASVRSLLLQKKLHKFELASLANLCPEAAEEAKALIPSVEGRFEDEELQQILDDIQTKRSFQY; from the exons ATGGCTTCTGGAGGAACAGCTCAGGTGGGTGATGTAGAGGAAGACGCGTCTCAACTCATGTTTCCTAAAG AGTTTGAGAATGCCGAGACGTTGCTAAACTCAGAAGTTCACATGTTACTGGAGCATCGAAAGCAGCAGAATGAAAGTGCAGAGGACGAGCAGGAGCTGTCTGAGGTTTTCATGAAGACCCTGAACTATACCGCCAGATTCAGCCGCTTCAAAAACAGGGAGACCATCGCTAGTGTGCGCAG CTTACTGCTGCAGAAGAAACTTCACAAGTTTGAGTTGGCAAGTTTGGCCAATCTGTGTCCAGAGGCTGCCGAGGAGGCCAAAGCCCTCATCCCTAG TGTGGAAGGTCGGTTTGAGGATGAGGAGTTGCAACAAATCCTGGATGACATTCAGACCAAACGCAGCTTTCAGTACTAA
- the polr2d gene encoding DNA-directed RNA polymerase II subunit RPB4 isoform X2: MPAGGENAANGFGQPLRTHRRKKKKKKKVACLFVLVCVMASGGTAQVGDVEEDASQLMFPKEFENAETLLNSEVHMLLEHRKQQNESAEDEQELSEVFMKTLNYTARFSRFKNRETIASVRSLLLQKKLHKFELASLANLCPEAAEEAKALIPRRLQDCHVFDTLLHNNTSESSTSGVNGTPSVINAEGNVLMLM; this comes from the exons ATGCCAGCAGGTGGCGAAAATGCAGCAAACGGTTTTGGTCAACCGCTACGAACTCAcaggaggaagaagaagaagaagaagaaggtcgcgtgtttgtttgt TTTAGTTTGTGTGATGGCTTCTGGAGGAACAGCTCAGGTGGGTGATGTAGAGGAAGACGCGTCTCAACTCATGTTTCCTAAAG AGTTTGAGAATGCCGAGACGTTGCTAAACTCAGAAGTTCACATGTTACTGGAGCATCGAAAGCAGCAGAATGAAAGTGCAGAGGACGAGCAGGAGCTGTCTGAGGTTTTCATGAAGACCCTGAACTATACCGCCAGATTCAGCCGCTTCAAAAACAGGGAGACCATCGCTAGTGTGCGCAG CTTACTGCTGCAGAAGAAACTTCACAAGTTTGAGTTGGCAAGTTTGGCCAATCTGTGTCCAGAGGCTGCCGAGGAGGCCAAAGCCCTCATCCCTAG GAGGTTGCAGGACTGTCACGTGTTTGATACACTATTACACAACAACACCAGCGAGTCAAGCACCAGCGGAGTTAACGGGACGCCATCTGTTATTAATGCAGAaggtaatgtgttaatgttaatgtga
- the polr2d gene encoding DNA-directed RNA polymerase II subunit RPB4 isoform X1 → MASGGTAQVGDVEEDASQLMFPKEFENAETLLNSEVHMLLEHRKQQNESAEDEQELSEVFMKTLNYTARFSRFKNRETIASVRSLLLQKKLHKFELASLANLCPEAAEEAKALIPRRLQDCHVFDTLLHNNTSESSTSGVNGTPSVINAEGNVLMLM, encoded by the exons ATGGCTTCTGGAGGAACAGCTCAGGTGGGTGATGTAGAGGAAGACGCGTCTCAACTCATGTTTCCTAAAG AGTTTGAGAATGCCGAGACGTTGCTAAACTCAGAAGTTCACATGTTACTGGAGCATCGAAAGCAGCAGAATGAAAGTGCAGAGGACGAGCAGGAGCTGTCTGAGGTTTTCATGAAGACCCTGAACTATACCGCCAGATTCAGCCGCTTCAAAAACAGGGAGACCATCGCTAGTGTGCGCAG CTTACTGCTGCAGAAGAAACTTCACAAGTTTGAGTTGGCAAGTTTGGCCAATCTGTGTCCAGAGGCTGCCGAGGAGGCCAAAGCCCTCATCCCTAG GAGGTTGCAGGACTGTCACGTGTTTGATACACTATTACACAACAACACCAGCGAGTCAAGCACCAGCGGAGTTAACGGGACGCCATCTGTTATTAATGCAGAaggtaatgtgttaatgttaatgtga